A region of the Zhihengliuella halotolerans genome:
AGCAGGAGCGGGCCGGAGATCTGGAGCTTCTCCGTGACGACGCGCTTCCCGCTCGTCGACTCGGCGACACTGTGGGGCTGGACGTTGTAACCGAAGAACGGGCCGAGCACGGTCACCGTCTCGGCTGCGACGCCGTCCGCCCCGGGCGGCCCGTAGTCGACCTGCTCGACGCTCAATTCCTGCTGATGCAGTTCCGAGTTCACAGGTAGCGCTCCTTCGACTCGAAGAGGTGGTCGTAGCAGATCGGCAGCGGGAACGCTCCGGCCGGCAGCGGGGCGGCCTGCCGGAGGAACACCTCGAGCATCCAGTCCTCGAAGTCGAACCGCTCGCCGCTGCCGCCGGAGCCCATGTTCACGGACCGCTGCTCGGTGCCCGAGGCCACGGACCACGAGCGGGCGCCGTCGTTGTCGACGGTCTGCATGATCGGCAGGACCAGGCTGATCACGACGTCCGAGACGTCGAGCTCCTTGAGGTCTCCGGCGGCGAGCCGGTCGTCGACGTCCGGCCAGCGGCGGCGCACCTCACGGGAGGCCGCCGCCAGCCAGTAGTCGGCGCGTGTCTGCTCGGTGGAGGTGAGGGGCCGCCATGCTTCCGCCAGTTGGGCTTTCGTTGCTAACGGGTCGGTCGCCATGGCGCCCCCTCTCCTCTACACGTCGAGCTCAGTCGCCCGAGCTGGTGCTCTGCGACCCGCCGTCGCCCGCGGGCGTCGAGGAGCCGCCGTTGCCGGCCGGGTCGCCGGCGGTGCCGGCTGCCGGGGCGCCCCCGGTAGTCTCCGGCTTCTGCTGCTTGCGGCGCTTCTCGACGAGCTTGCCCGCCACCAGGCGCTTGACCTCGCCCTCCGGGACACCCTCCGGCAGAACCGCTTTCCGGTACAGGTACCGGTCCGCGCCACCGACCGTGACCACCACAGCCGCAGCCTTGACCACGTGCACGTACTCGACCTTTGCGGCCATGATCAGCCTCCAATCCCGGTGTTGACGATCTCGATGGCCGCGTTCGGCTCGGTCACGACCGGCACCGTCACACGGCGAGCGCGGATCTTCCAGCGGTCGTTGTCCTCGTCGCGGATGGACTTCGTCTCGAGGCCGACGCCGCCGATGCGGCTGTAGCCCGGGGACTTGATGTCCTCGTCTGCCATGCCGCCGAGCTGCGTGTTGTCGACGAGCAGCGGATTCGTGACCGGGGTGTGCGCGGTCGTGGTCCAGGTGAGCCCGAGGTAGTTCGGGAACTCGCCCGAGTTGATCGGGTTCGAGGACTCGCGCGGCAGCACGCCGTCGGCCAGGAGCTTCGACATGACCAGGGCGTACTGGGTGGGCTTGAGGACGACGACGTTGAGGTCGTAGCCCTCGCCGACGTTCTCCTCTTCGACCTTGGCCTTCGCCGCCAGAGTGCCCGCGATGACGGCCTCAGCCGAGGTCCAGGCCCCGGTGTTGCCGTCACCGGCGTTGGTGCAGTCGAAGGTCTGGGTGACCTTCGACGCAATGACGCCGAGGGCGACGGAATCGACGTGGCGGATGGTGGTGTTCGCCAGCTTGAGGAGTCCGCGCTCGACGGGGTTCATCAGCAGGCGGGAGATCGCCTCGTCGGTGACGATGGAGTCACGGCCCCACTTGACGGTCTTCGCGGCCTGCAGCTCGCCGGAAGTCATGACCGTGGTCGGGTAGTCCGCGCCCGGTGCCACTGCCTCGGGATCATCCGCGGCGAAGAGCGACTCGCCGTTCTCGTAGAGGATGGACCCGCCCTGCGCCTTGAAACGGCCGGAGAGCAGGTAGTCCGCGATGAACTTCTGGGCCGTCAGGTCACGAAGGCGGCGGGCGATCAGCGTCGGGGACTTAAGGAACTGGTGGATCTCGACGGCCTGCCCGTCCTGGGTGACCGTCGCCGGCGGGGCCGGGTACGTGTAGCTCACGATGTGTCTCCTATCGGGTGAGGCGGACCTGGAACAGGTCGCCGGCGGTCGCGGCGGCCGTCAGGGCGGTGCCGATGGGGTTGGTACCGGTGGCCGCAGCATCGCCAGCGGCGCCGGCGTAGACCGGGGCGCCGGCGGCGACTGCTTCGGCAGCGGTCAGGGGCTGCACGCCTCCGGCGTACACGGTGA
Encoded here:
- a CDS encoding capsid cement protein, translating into MAQHVPMFGPTTNVTCTASDDVVGGKIVEITGDRTVAHAGADSAATLGVAGFDAATGDNVTVYAGGVQPLTAAEAVAAGAPVYAGAAGDAAATGTNPIGTALTAAATAGDLFQVRLTR